The Fimbriimonas ginsengisoli Gsoil 348 genome window below encodes:
- a CDS encoding P-II family nitrogen regulator yields MVKIEAIIRTQRLEDVQDALDALDISGMTVIEVRGKGRSKGITHTYRGSQYTLALTPRLKLELVVHDHEVEEVVAAIQKAAQTGEVGDGKIFLFPVGDSIRIRTGERGDAALS; encoded by the coding sequence ATGGTGAAAATCGAAGCAATCATTCGCACGCAACGGCTGGAGGATGTTCAGGATGCGCTGGACGCGCTCGACATCTCCGGCATGACGGTGATCGAGGTGCGCGGGAAGGGACGATCCAAGGGGATTACGCACACCTACCGAGGTTCTCAATACACCTTGGCTCTTACTCCCCGGCTGAAGTTGGAGCTCGTGGTTCACGACCATGAGGTTGAAGAGGTTGTGGCCGCAATTCAGAAAGCGGCCCAAACCGGCGAAGTGGGGGACGGCAAGATCTTCCTCTTCCCGGTTGGCGACTCCATCCGCATCCGGACCGGCGAACGGGGGGACGCGGCGCTTTCGTAG
- a CDS encoding 4Fe-4S dicluster domain-containing protein: protein MPYVVTEPCIGVKDKSCMTVCPVDCIYEGDTQVFINPDECIDCGLCEPECPVNAIFVDTDVPPNWKSFIELNLVEGKRLAGG, encoded by the coding sequence GTGCCCTACGTAGTTACCGAACCTTGTATCGGCGTGAAAGATAAGAGCTGTATGACCGTCTGCCCGGTGGACTGCATCTACGAAGGCGACACGCAAGTTTTTATCAATCCGGACGAGTGCATCGACTGCGGGCTATGCGAGCCGGAATGCCCGGTCAACGCCATCTTTGTGGACACCGACGTTCCGCCGAATTGGAAGAGCTTTATCGAGCTGAATCTCGTCGAAGGGAAGCGGCTGGCCGGCGGTTAA
- a CDS encoding GbsR/MarR family transcriptional regulator, producing MSEEKPMGSDEEARAILRRAQDQFILEWGRMSSSWGINRTMAQIHALLFVTGVPLEVNEIMDRLQISRGNASMNLRELMDWGVVRRFRQPGDRKDTYVSETDPFLTLVKIVKERKRREIDPTADALREVIAKLPENHFNADIQSLRSRLAALLEIFELMDAAYRQVFASELNFDDVQMMIEKGTHQD from the coding sequence TTGAGCGAAGAGAAGCCGATGGGATCCGACGAAGAGGCTCGCGCGATTCTGCGGCGAGCTCAGGACCAGTTTATTTTGGAATGGGGGCGGATGAGCTCCTCGTGGGGGATCAACCGCACGATGGCGCAGATCCACGCGCTGCTGTTCGTCACCGGAGTACCGCTCGAGGTGAACGAGATCATGGACCGCCTCCAAATCTCGCGTGGCAACGCGAGCATGAACTTGCGGGAGCTCATGGACTGGGGGGTCGTTCGCCGATTTCGCCAGCCGGGTGACCGGAAGGACACCTACGTCAGCGAAACCGATCCGTTCCTTACCTTGGTGAAGATCGTTAAGGAGCGGAAACGGCGGGAGATCGATCCGACCGCCGACGCCCTTCGCGAGGTAATTGCCAAGCTTCCTGAGAACCACTTCAATGCGGATATCCAAAGCCTGAGATCGCGGCTGGCCGCGTTGCTGGAGATCTTCGAGCTGATGGACGCCGCGTATCGACAGGTCTTCGCGTCGGAGCTGAATTTCGACGACGTGCAGATGATGATCGAGAAAGGGACGCACCAGGACTAG
- the lon gene encoding endopeptidase La, whose product MSNRGKGQLKALPVLAIRDAVHFPGAVNTVHVARDTSLRAVRRALAQDQTLVVLSQRDMSVEEPELEDLYDVGTLSEILQSIPLPDGSLRVALRSLARVRARVTESQGNAYFAETDELAEILAEDPEGEALCRACVASFTRIVELNPEIPPEALQGLGQAPNGGALADSILHHLPVRAAEKQALLQELDHRARLEKTLALLKREEAVLDIREQIRDRVDRSIGEGQRELYLREQLRVIQDELREASAELTEVEEYRAKVEKAGMPTEAREHAEIEIRRLDRTPAASPEGMVLRNYLDTLVSLPWTRETADRLDVNAAQRLLDEHHFGLAKVKERILDHLAVRQLRGSLRGPILCFLGPPGVGKTSIGRSIAEAMGRQFLRISLGGVRDEAEIRGHRRTYVGSMPGRILAGLRSCESRNPVILLDEIDKLVRGAQSDPTSALLEALDPEQNIRFSDHYVETPFDLSRVLFIATANLLDNVPSALRDRMEVIPFPSYTEEERREIATRFLIPRSIEEHGLTPEQMKITDSSLDQLVGEYTREAGVRDLRRQIDTVSRKSARLVAQGSETEVVLDEGRLAAFLGQPRYRRMAVDLLSQVGCANAMVVSECGGDVVTVEVSLTEPLGERPELILTGNLGAVMRESAQAALTAVRATLESGGDARRDVHIHVPEAAVPKDGPSAGLTLAVALASAFSNRPVRGDVAMTGEITLRGRVLPVGGVPEKLLAAIRAGMTTIILPKENQPDLAEIPAHVLAKIQIELVERLEEGVGVALGGG is encoded by the coding sequence ATGTCGAACCGCGGGAAGGGTCAACTCAAGGCGCTCCCGGTTTTGGCCATCCGCGACGCGGTCCACTTTCCGGGCGCCGTCAATACCGTGCACGTGGCGCGCGACACCTCGCTTCGAGCGGTGCGCCGGGCATTGGCGCAAGATCAGACCCTCGTCGTTCTCAGCCAGCGGGATATGTCCGTCGAGGAGCCGGAGCTCGAGGATCTTTACGACGTCGGGACTCTGAGCGAGATCTTGCAGTCGATTCCGTTGCCCGACGGGAGTCTTCGGGTGGCGTTGCGGTCCCTAGCCCGGGTTCGAGCCCGGGTCACCGAGAGCCAGGGCAACGCCTACTTCGCGGAAACGGACGAGCTGGCCGAAATCTTGGCCGAAGATCCGGAGGGAGAGGCGCTCTGCCGGGCTTGCGTCGCATCGTTCACCCGGATCGTCGAGCTGAACCCGGAGATTCCGCCCGAGGCGCTTCAAGGGTTGGGGCAGGCTCCTAACGGAGGGGCGCTCGCCGATTCGATCTTGCACCACCTTCCGGTGCGGGCGGCGGAGAAGCAGGCGCTGCTACAAGAGCTGGACCACCGCGCCCGTCTGGAGAAGACGCTGGCGCTCCTCAAGCGGGAAGAGGCGGTGCTCGACATTCGGGAGCAGATCCGGGACCGGGTCGACCGCTCGATCGGAGAAGGGCAGCGCGAGCTCTATCTGCGCGAACAGCTCCGCGTCATTCAGGACGAGCTGCGGGAAGCTTCGGCCGAGCTGACGGAGGTTGAGGAGTACCGGGCGAAGGTAGAAAAGGCGGGCATGCCGACCGAGGCACGGGAGCACGCGGAGATCGAGATCCGGCGACTGGACCGAACGCCGGCGGCTTCGCCGGAAGGGATGGTTTTGCGGAACTATCTCGATACTCTGGTTTCCCTTCCTTGGACGCGAGAGACCGCGGACCGGCTCGACGTGAATGCCGCGCAACGGCTGCTCGACGAGCATCATTTCGGGTTGGCGAAGGTGAAGGAACGGATCCTCGACCACCTTGCCGTTCGCCAGCTTCGCGGCTCGTTGCGCGGTCCGATCCTCTGCTTTCTTGGCCCACCGGGGGTGGGGAAGACTTCCATCGGCCGTTCGATCGCCGAGGCGATGGGGAGGCAGTTTTTGCGGATTTCCCTGGGTGGAGTGCGGGATGAGGCCGAGATCCGGGGGCACCGCCGAACTTACGTCGGTTCGATGCCGGGGCGCATTCTCGCTGGGTTGCGGTCGTGCGAATCGCGCAATCCGGTGATCTTGCTGGACGAAATCGACAAGCTTGTCCGCGGCGCCCAGAGCGATCCGACGAGCGCGCTTTTGGAGGCGCTGGATCCGGAGCAGAACATCCGGTTCTCCGACCACTACGTGGAGACGCCGTTTGATCTAAGCCGGGTGCTTTTTATCGCGACCGCCAACCTTCTCGACAACGTTCCGTCGGCACTCCGAGACCGAATGGAGGTGATTCCGTTCCCCAGCTACACGGAGGAAGAGCGGCGCGAAATTGCGACCCGGTTTCTCATTCCTCGGTCCATCGAGGAACACGGGTTAACGCCGGAACAGATGAAGATCACGGACTCCAGCCTCGATCAGTTGGTGGGCGAATACACCCGAGAGGCGGGAGTTCGCGATCTTCGGCGTCAAATCGACACCGTGAGCCGCAAATCGGCGCGGCTGGTGGCGCAGGGGTCGGAGACGGAGGTGGTGCTGGATGAAGGGCGGCTCGCCGCGTTTTTGGGACAGCCGCGGTACCGGCGTATGGCGGTCGATCTGTTGTCCCAGGTTGGGTGCGCCAACGCGATGGTAGTCAGCGAGTGCGGCGGCGACGTCGTCACCGTCGAGGTGAGCCTTACCGAGCCGCTCGGAGAACGACCGGAATTGATTTTGACGGGCAACCTGGGGGCGGTGATGCGGGAATCGGCGCAGGCTGCCTTAACGGCGGTACGAGCGACTTTGGAATCCGGTGGCGACGCCAGGCGCGACGTTCACATCCACGTCCCGGAGGCCGCGGTTCCGAAGGATGGTCCAAGTGCTGGCCTGACTTTGGCGGTGGCCCTCGCCTCGGCATTTTCCAATCGACCAGTGCGAGGCGACGTCGCGATGACGGGCGAGATCACCCTGCGTGGCCGGGTGCTCCCCGTAGGGGGCGTTCCCGAGAAGTTGCTCGCGGCGATCCGGGCGGGCATGACGACCATCATCTTGCCCAAAGAAAACCAACCCGACCTTGCCGAAATCCCCGCCCACGTGCTCGCAAAAATCCAGATCGAGCTAGTGGAGCGGCTGGAGGAAGGGGTTGGGGTGGCGCTGGGCGGCGGGTGA
- a CDS encoding prolyl oligopeptidase family serine peptidase, which translates to MVSVLVAAAALSSAQRLPQGGVVWRLRVAHHIRVGFLVDLPEGYERDPKQKWPFILFLHGSGERGDNLSKVRVHGPPKEVANGRKLPFIVVSPQCPDGQIWDTEVLSGLVNELEKRYRIDKTREYLTGLSMGGFGVWELAAAMPDRFAAIAPICGGGSWIKCWMLAKTPIWAVHGDSDPSVPYDETRRMVENVRKLGNPEVRFDLIPGGGHDVWSAVYAGDEIYDWFLKHKRQ; encoded by the coding sequence ATGGTTTCGGTACTTGTCGCCGCGGCGGCCCTCTCGAGCGCTCAAAGGTTGCCCCAAGGCGGCGTGGTCTGGCGCCTGCGGGTGGCGCATCACATCAGAGTCGGCTTTCTGGTCGATCTACCGGAAGGGTACGAGCGCGATCCCAAGCAAAAATGGCCGTTCATCCTCTTCCTTCACGGCTCGGGAGAACGAGGCGATAACCTCAGCAAGGTCCGGGTTCATGGACCACCCAAAGAGGTCGCCAACGGACGTAAGCTTCCTTTCATCGTCGTCTCGCCCCAGTGCCCAGACGGCCAGATCTGGGACACCGAGGTCCTCTCCGGACTCGTGAACGAGCTCGAGAAGCGATACCGGATCGATAAAACTCGCGAATACCTGACCGGCCTCAGCATGGGAGGATTCGGCGTTTGGGAGCTGGCGGCGGCGATGCCGGACCGATTCGCGGCGATCGCTCCGATCTGCGGCGGCGGGAGTTGGATCAAGTGTTGGATGCTCGCGAAGACCCCGATATGGGCGGTCCATGGCGACTCCGACCCCTCCGTTCCCTACGACGAAACCCGCCGAATGGTGGAGAACGTGCGCAAGCTAGGGAACCCCGAGGTGCGCTTCGACCTCATTCCGGGCGGTGGTCACGACGTTTGGAGCGCCGTCTACGCCGGAGATGAAATATACGATTGGTTTTTGAAGCATAAGCGCCAGTAG
- the ruvA gene encoding Holliday junction branch migration protein RuvA, with translation MIGRLRGELITVEGSLAVVDCGGVGYEVSLPEAVLVRLPAPGEPVELLTRQIFREDGVTLYGFIESFQRRLFDLLLTVQGCGPKAALALIGQVGEDAVAGAILAQDARVLTRANGIGPKLGERIILELKTKIQEEALLRKIEATMAPKKKVAHPSDELVDALLGLGFRRNEAETAANDAREQSDDLQEQLRFALRVLQR, from the coding sequence ATGATCGGGCGACTTCGCGGGGAGCTGATAACGGTTGAAGGGAGCTTGGCGGTCGTCGATTGCGGCGGGGTGGGGTATGAGGTGTCGCTGCCGGAGGCAGTGCTCGTGCGGCTGCCCGCGCCGGGGGAGCCGGTGGAACTGCTGACCCGCCAGATTTTCCGCGAGGACGGGGTGACGCTTTACGGATTTATCGAGTCTTTCCAACGGCGGCTGTTTGATTTGTTGTTGACGGTCCAGGGATGCGGGCCCAAGGCGGCGCTGGCGCTCATCGGCCAGGTTGGGGAGGACGCGGTTGCGGGGGCGATCCTCGCCCAGGACGCGCGGGTGCTTACAAGGGCGAACGGCATCGGCCCCAAGCTTGGCGAGCGGATCATCCTGGAGCTGAAGACGAAGATCCAAGAAGAAGCGCTGTTGAGAAAGATCGAGGCGACGATGGCTCCCAAGAAGAAAGTCGCCCACCCATCGGACGAACTGGTCGACGCGCTTTTGGGGCTGGGATTCCGACGCAACGAAGCGGAGACCGCCGCGAACGACGCCCGTGAACAGTCGGACGACCTTCAGGAACAGCTTCGGTTCGCCCTGAGGGTTCTCCAACGATAG
- the ruvB gene encoding Holliday junction branch migration DNA helicase RuvB, translated as MPVNFSDIAGTLKLAELTAMARDNELNPNPLPTDEPELSLRPRRLAEFIGQETLKSNLAVFLKAAQQRDEPLDHVLLYGPPGLGKTTLAHIVANEMDATIHVTSGPAVERPGDLVGILTNLDNGSVLFIDEIHRLSRAVEEILYPAMEDNKVDIMIGKGPAARSIRLDVPRFTVIGATTRQGLLTGPLRDRFGIISHFQFYGEEALFQIISRSAGILGYAIERSGAEEIARRSRGTPRIANRLLRRVRDFAQVEDRPTIDAGITATACKALEVDELGLDRVDRTILRIMIERYKGGPVGLDTLAASTGEDATTIEDVYEPFLLQIGMLQRTPRGRVVTDQAYKHLGLKPPKRPSEGTLDFDAES; from the coding sequence ATGCCCGTAAACTTCAGCGACATCGCCGGTACTCTCAAGCTGGCCGAACTCACCGCTATGGCTCGAGACAACGAACTGAATCCGAATCCGCTGCCGACCGACGAGCCGGAGCTTTCGCTCCGTCCTCGGCGGCTCGCCGAGTTCATCGGCCAAGAGACGCTTAAGTCGAATCTCGCCGTCTTCTTGAAAGCGGCCCAGCAGCGCGACGAGCCTTTGGATCATGTTCTCTTGTACGGCCCTCCCGGGTTGGGAAAGACGACCCTCGCTCACATCGTGGCGAACGAGATGGACGCGACGATTCACGTGACCTCGGGTCCTGCGGTCGAGCGGCCAGGGGACCTGGTGGGGATCTTGACGAATCTCGACAACGGCTCGGTGCTGTTTATCGACGAGATTCATCGGCTTAGCCGCGCGGTCGAGGAGATCCTCTATCCGGCGATGGAGGACAACAAGGTCGACATCATGATCGGTAAGGGTCCAGCCGCCCGTTCCATCCGCCTCGATGTCCCCCGCTTTACGGTGATCGGCGCGACGACACGCCAGGGTCTCCTGACGGGGCCATTGCGTGACCGGTTCGGCATCATCTCGCACTTCCAGTTCTACGGCGAAGAGGCGCTCTTCCAGATCATCAGCCGCTCGGCCGGGATCTTGGGGTACGCGATCGAGCGCTCGGGGGCGGAGGAGATCGCACGGCGGAGCCGGGGCACCCCCCGAATCGCCAACCGGCTCCTTCGCCGCGTCCGCGACTTCGCCCAAGTGGAAGACCGGCCGACGATCGATGCGGGGATCACGGCAACGGCGTGTAAGGCGCTCGAAGTCGACGAGTTGGGCCTCGACCGGGTCGATCGCACGATCCTACGCATCATGATCGAGCGGTACAAGGGAGGGCCGGTCGGCCTGGACACCCTCGCCGCCAGTACCGGGGAGGACGCCACGACCATCGAGGACGTCTACGAACCGTTCCTACTGCAAATCGGAATGCTCCAACGGACTCCCCGGGGGAGGGTGGTCACCGACCAAGCTTACAAACACCTCGGCCTGAAGCCGCCGAAGCGGCCGTCGGAAGGGACGTTGGATTTCGACGCCGAGAGCTAA
- a CDS encoding AAA family ATPase: MLFRKRGSLLSARLAQFFGVSAQQLPIRARGFSSFDLPNLQLAIQAVTRERGGTPETIGYLKSMTMFSNSFRDLLSTGGYDPAVVGPVQYRQVETGVGEELSCVEEGIFLINLPVGKVAALLRQDQMKGSLQLEVTSTNEGLASDFILWVRDAIARLNVYRGKVLSLEGKQEQGRCTSHEIRFHRLPEVNREQIILPAEVLRVLERNTIGFFKNAQKLLDSGRSVKRGLLLFGKPGTGKTFTARWLAQATPGLTVLVMSGEQLWLIRECCQLARMLAPSLVIMEDVDLIASARDESRHPMYQVTLHQLLNEMDGIEAPAPILFLLTTNRPDAIEPAIASRPGRIDQAIEYPLPDADCRRQLIELYSRGLVLEVRDIDTIVARTEGASPAFIQEMLRKAALFAAEEPSSDMLRVTDEHCQAALRELLFSGGELTRRLLGFSTEG, translated from the coding sequence ATGCTCTTCCGCAAGCGAGGAAGCCTGCTTTCAGCGCGACTTGCCCAGTTTTTTGGTGTTAGCGCCCAGCAACTGCCGATCAGGGCTCGCGGATTTTCCAGTTTTGACCTTCCGAATTTGCAACTTGCAATTCAGGCCGTCACCCGGGAACGGGGCGGAACACCGGAGACGATCGGCTATTTGAAGTCGATGACGATGTTCTCCAACAGCTTCCGAGATCTCCTCTCGACCGGTGGCTATGACCCTGCCGTTGTTGGTCCTGTCCAGTACCGGCAGGTCGAAACCGGGGTGGGTGAAGAGCTTTCCTGTGTGGAGGAGGGGATTTTCCTGATCAATCTCCCGGTAGGGAAGGTTGCCGCGCTTCTTCGCCAAGACCAAATGAAGGGTTCGCTGCAACTCGAGGTCACCTCTACCAATGAGGGGCTCGCAAGCGACTTCATCTTGTGGGTGCGGGATGCGATCGCCCGGCTAAACGTTTACCGGGGAAAGGTGCTTTCCTTGGAGGGAAAGCAAGAACAGGGGCGGTGCACTTCCCACGAGATCCGCTTTCACCGATTACCGGAAGTAAACCGAGAGCAGATTATCCTGCCTGCAGAGGTGCTGCGAGTATTGGAACGCAATACCATTGGCTTCTTCAAGAATGCTCAGAAGCTCCTCGATAGCGGCCGATCGGTAAAGCGCGGCCTACTTCTATTCGGCAAACCCGGTACGGGCAAGACCTTCACGGCTCGTTGGCTGGCGCAGGCGACGCCAGGACTGACCGTGCTTGTGATGTCCGGCGAGCAGCTATGGTTAATTCGGGAGTGTTGTCAACTCGCGCGAATGCTCGCCCCTTCGCTCGTGATCATGGAAGACGTAGACCTCATTGCCTCGGCGAGAGACGAGTCGCGCCACCCGATGTATCAGGTCACATTGCACCAGCTCCTGAACGAGATGGACGGCATCGAAGCGCCGGCGCCGATCCTATTCTTGCTTACAACAAACCGCCCAGACGCGATCGAGCCGGCCATCGCTTCCCGTCCTGGCCGAATCGACCAAGCGATCGAATATCCCCTTCCCGACGCCGATTGCCGCCGGCAACTGATTGAACTGTACAGTCGCGGGCTTGTGTTAGAGGTTCGCGACATCGACACCATCGTGGCGCGAACGGAAGGAGCGAGCCCGGCTTTCATTCAGGAGATGCTCCGCAAAGCCGCCCTCTTTGCCGCCGAGGAGCCTTCGAGCGACATGCTGCGCGTGACCGACGAGCACTGTCAAGCCGCCCTCCGCGAACTGCTCTTCTCCGGCGGCGAGCTAACGCGCCGCCTTCTGGGATTCAGTACTGAAGGTTGA
- a CDS encoding bifunctional ornithine acetyltransferase/N-acetylglutamate synthase, translating into MTPKGFRFAGVRCGLKNKRNDLGMIVSDVLAQAAGVFTTNFVRAACVDHSRDVISGGTLRAVVVNSGNANCCTGEQGVRDTQKMSEWAAAALGTEPNEVAVASTGVIGHLLDMAKVERGIREAGTKLGDDPRPYMDAILTTDLVEKWAWTTCVPGEEPSVVVDARFNANERPAPAGPYGVFYGVAKGSGMIAPNMATMLGFVVTDLDASGLDLPAILKRVSDRSFNCMTVDGDTSTNDMLLLLANGASGIRASEAEFEAALEGVCVSLAKQIARDGEGATKLVEIRVQGTSDPIKIARTIGESPLVKTAMFGCDPNWGRILMAAGRAGVPFTTADVSLSLLAGDEEHVLFEDGAPASFDPKRVSSALKSDHVVIDLNLGEGPSAKVYTCDFGYGYVRINAEYHT; encoded by the coding sequence TTGACCCCTAAAGGATTTCGATTCGCCGGCGTCCGGTGCGGCCTGAAGAACAAGCGGAACGATCTCGGCATGATCGTCTCCGACGTCCTCGCCCAAGCCGCCGGCGTGTTCACGACCAACTTCGTTCGGGCCGCTTGCGTGGACCATTCGCGCGACGTGATCTCCGGCGGGACGCTTCGAGCGGTGGTGGTCAACAGCGGAAACGCCAACTGTTGCACGGGCGAGCAAGGGGTCCGGGATACGCAGAAGATGTCCGAATGGGCCGCCGCCGCCCTGGGTACGGAGCCGAACGAGGTCGCCGTCGCCTCGACCGGAGTCATCGGCCACCTGCTCGACATGGCTAAGGTCGAGCGGGGCATCCGCGAAGCCGGAACCAAGCTGGGCGACGACCCGCGCCCTTACATGGACGCGATTCTGACGACCGATCTGGTCGAAAAGTGGGCTTGGACCACCTGCGTGCCGGGAGAAGAGCCCTCGGTCGTTGTCGACGCGCGGTTCAACGCCAACGAACGCCCCGCCCCGGCCGGTCCCTACGGCGTGTTCTATGGTGTCGCCAAAGGCTCCGGGATGATCGCCCCCAATATGGCCACGATGCTCGGCTTCGTGGTCACCGACTTGGATGCAAGCGGCCTCGACCTGCCGGCGATCCTCAAAAGGGTCTCCGACCGGAGCTTCAACTGTATGACGGTGGACGGAGACACGTCGACGAATGACATGCTCTTGCTCCTCGCGAACGGAGCGTCTGGAATTCGAGCCAGCGAAGCCGAGTTCGAAGCGGCGCTAGAAGGAGTCTGCGTGTCTTTGGCTAAACAAATCGCCCGCGACGGCGAAGGCGCAACCAAGTTGGTCGAGATCCGGGTGCAAGGGACGAGTGACCCGATTAAGATCGCCCGCACCATCGGCGAATCGCCGCTTGTGAAGACCGCCATGTTCGGCTGCGACCCGAACTGGGGCCGAATCCTAATGGCCGCCGGCCGCGCCGGCGTCCCGTTCACCACCGCCGACGTCAGCCTGTCGCTGCTCGCCGGCGACGAAGAGCACGTCCTCTTCGAAGACGGCGCCCCCGCCTCGTTCGACCCGAAGCGAGTCTCCTCCGCCCTAAAGTCAGACCACGTAGTGATTGACCTAAACCTAGGCGAAGGCCCCTCCGCCAAGGTCTACACCTGCGACTTCGGCTACGGCTACGTAAGAATCAACGCCGAGTACCACACGTAG
- the argC gene encoding N-acetyl-gamma-glutamyl-phosphate reductase: MAGSYRVAVVGASGYGGAEIVRLLSSHPCATVTVATSGRSAGRALRDECPWLSTDLTLTAFEPEKVDVDVVFLCQEAGFAMEHAANLVGHAKVIDLSADFRLKDHGVFERTYGRPHTNPDLGGEPEYGLPELVDRERIAASPLIANPGCYPTATLLAIMPLIRAGLAQGTPVVDAKSGVSGAGRSKKETDYLFSELSGGFKPYAVTGHRHNPEIEQLAGRPVRFTPHLIPAARGLEATCHVQVGDSSRDALRELFRESYRSEPFVSVRDTPPSTKQVLGSNRCDIFVDYDARTGFAVVCSVIDNLVKGAAGQAIQNMNLMLGLPEDTGLPKDGIWP; this comes from the coding sequence ATGGCGGGTAGCTATCGAGTCGCGGTCGTGGGGGCGAGTGGGTATGGAGGGGCGGAGATCGTCCGTCTACTTTCCAGCCACCCGTGCGCGACCGTGACGGTAGCGACCTCCGGCCGTAGCGCCGGACGGGCGTTGCGCGACGAGTGCCCGTGGCTCTCCACCGACCTCACTCTGACCGCGTTCGAGCCGGAGAAAGTGGATGTCGACGTCGTTTTTCTCTGCCAAGAGGCAGGCTTCGCCATGGAGCACGCGGCGAACCTCGTGGGCCACGCGAAAGTGATCGACCTCTCGGCCGATTTTCGCCTCAAGGACCACGGCGTGTTCGAACGCACCTACGGACGCCCGCACACCAACCCCGACCTCGGTGGCGAGCCGGAGTACGGGCTTCCTGAGTTGGTCGACCGCGAGCGGATCGCCGCATCCCCCCTCATCGCGAACCCCGGGTGCTATCCCACCGCGACGCTCCTCGCGATCATGCCGCTCATCCGAGCCGGCCTCGCGCAGGGGACGCCGGTCGTCGACGCGAAGTCGGGAGTCTCCGGTGCCGGACGATCGAAGAAAGAGACGGACTACCTCTTCTCCGAATTAAGCGGCGGCTTCAAGCCGTACGCGGTCACGGGCCACCGGCACAACCCCGAAATCGAGCAGCTCGCCGGGCGTCCGGTTCGGTTCACCCCGCACCTCATCCCTGCCGCCCGCGGGCTCGAGGCGACGTGCCACGTGCAAGTCGGAGACTCGAGCCGCGACGCCCTACGTGAACTCTTCCGCGAATCCTACCGCTCGGAGCCGTTTGTGTCGGTACGCGACACTCCCCCATCGACCAAACAGGTACTCGGCTCCAACCGATGCGACATCTTCGTGGATTACGACGCGCGGACCGGTTTCGCGGTGGTCTGCAGCGTGATCGACAACTTGGTCAAAGGCGCAGCGGGGCAGGCGATCCAAAATATGAACCTGATGCTCGGCCTTCCCGAGGACACCGGCTTGCCCAAGGATGGTATCTGGCCTTGA